A window of bacterium contains these coding sequences:
- a CDS encoding LacI family DNA-binding transcriptional regulator has product MSSTINSKAVAELAKVSLATVSRVIHDSPFISAETKRTVRGAMQTLGYQPAAPGRRQRRTRSARRTNRIALVVAGLPRAAMNAPVYLDVLHGVEAAVRESGKALMLLHLSSEAASPAELSSQKVDGVVLFGSTQDERLIRRLQGTPCVQVMGKIEPRALWDHVSYDNGSLGRIAADYLLGRGHRHTAFISSTRQPFFIERGEVFQRAMAAGGGTSLEFEDMALLDTSEELLQANPDRMRVLVDQLLAGNPRPTAVFLSADTLALGFYAELQRRGVKAGEDLDVIGCNNERILLAHLSPRPATIDIHAEQVGRKAVERLLWRLDHPREPRMTVALEPTLVPGDGVEEFQDETSFKHGYAGFTG; this is encoded by the coding sequence ATGAGTAGCACCATTAACAGCAAGGCGGTCGCGGAATTGGCCAAAGTGTCGTTGGCCACAGTTTCCCGCGTGATTCATGATAGCCCCTTTATCAGTGCGGAGACCAAGCGCACGGTTCGTGGAGCGATGCAGACCTTGGGATATCAGCCGGCGGCGCCGGGTCGGCGTCAACGGCGTACCCGCAGTGCCCGGCGCACCAACCGGATCGCGCTGGTGGTGGCCGGACTTCCCCGGGCGGCCATGAATGCGCCGGTTTATCTCGACGTCTTGCATGGGGTTGAGGCGGCGGTGCGCGAGAGCGGTAAAGCGCTCATGCTGCTCCATCTGTCGTCGGAGGCGGCCAGTCCGGCGGAGTTGTCCTCGCAGAAGGTCGATGGGGTGGTGCTGTTCGGGTCCACGCAGGATGAACGCCTGATTCGCCGTTTGCAGGGAACTCCCTGCGTTCAGGTCATGGGGAAGATCGAGCCCCGCGCGTTGTGGGATCACGTCTCCTATGACAACGGAAGCCTGGGGCGGATTGCCGCCGATTATCTCCTCGGGCGCGGGCACCGGCATACCGCCTTCATTTCGAGCACGCGGCAGCCGTTTTTTATCGAGCGCGGCGAGGTGTTCCAGCGCGCCATGGCGGCGGGCGGTGGAACCAGCTTGGAGTTTGAGGATATGGCGTTGCTCGATACGTCCGAAGAGCTCTTGCAGGCGAACCCCGACCGGATGCGGGTGCTGGTGGACCAGTTGCTTGCCGGGAATCCCCGGCCGACCGCCGTCTTCCTGTCGGCCGACACGCTGGCGCTGGGGTTCTATGCCGAGTTGCAGCGGCGCGGCGTGAAAGCCGGCGAAGATCTGGATGTGATCGGGTGTAACAACGAACGAATCCTCCTGGCCCATCTGAGCCCGCGTCCGGCCACGATTGACATCCATGCCGAGCAAGTGGGGCGCAAAGCCGTGGAGCGTTTGCTCTGGCGTCTCGACCATCCCCGCGAACCGCGTATGACCGTGGCGCTGGAGCCGACACTGGTTCCGGGTGACGGGGTGGAAGAGTTTCAAGATGAAACGAGTTTCAAACATGGATATGCAGGATTTACAGGATGA
- a CDS encoding Ig-like domain repeat protein: MNKIIGQWIAVIVMALAAGTEGAGTVTVTDDFSTSHDYLTAGVSGTIWDGVYNQSAANVLNTTGTPNQLTIGTTTNGAVGWEGTKATAPFLYKSVTGDFDARVQVTAGTTANYTIAGLLVRLNPANADGNAAEDFVMVTYKWFNAYNGLFSVNDNAPSETQFTAGGGKYLRLTRTGNVFNVYTSSDGTTWTKQAWNGGSTDLTRADLGGTVQLGLTEGAYIITVAPTWVRFDNFSLTTTNTATTTTLASSANPSTVGDSVTFTATIAPASGAVVPTGSVQFMTNGVALGAPVTVTTGTSPTGTASIATSALPVGTHTVTAVFTATGAFDDSTGTLPGSQSVTLPAVGTTTTLALRSPWTSSSTYGDALQFDVTVTGTSPSGTVKIRNGGFGGTEIGTGTLSGGSVIVTLNPLNALTAGSHANIVAVYLGDSGNASSTSTALGTQTVAKKALTIPNAAAQNKTDNGNNTATLTGTLAGVVSPDSVTLTLSGTFADANPGINKPVTSTSTIDATSQANYTLTQPTGLTASIVAVGAANYTNSASGNWSAAGSWTGTSPTASGVSEAVIVFKPTAIDNSINDLSGAFWLNQLNVVPNYAVNLSASGGNSLLFTKTSGGTLPSIANAGTSTLTLNTPITLATNLTINAVSGGAITTTSNITDGALGYGITSSGAGTLTLSGANTFSGGLTSTGAGTTWLRDNTMNLGSVVLSKANGAGNVLNLTNVTLTSGPVTIGALWNNGESVNLYSNTQWNAASLDMPANANAKLTINGGATLNVTNGFSLRAGDIILNDGSTVSVCNSGITKPFWDSANLRLNGGSLVISNCPTALSCGGGYFPITISNGTVMVANCPVAFGGSGGGTVSQYGGTVIINSNAAFNTSTYDMPTYAISGGSLILTNGAYIPAFHTFTASGNAVVSVGTSASGKQNNFSGIWSPVVTITNNAQVTFATAPQIANGSFNYNATLNLDGGVLTVPGFVTSAGTGASTVNFNGGTLRFSANNTVANYSYTTNFVLAGGAVIDSSAMAVTNNQALLNGTGGGADGGLTKLGAGSLTLGTNNTYKGSTTISNGTLRLLATGSISNSAVINVTSGTVFDVSAWTSGYTLTNNQILEGSGLVTGSVVVASGAGVSGGITNDIGTLTCASNLTLNAGANVYWNYSTTTADVVNVNGILSLPSNATVNVSGTGVLPSQVLLFSSANPVNISGATDLRGWTITGAKATTRAIKSGNQVYLVTSSGMVIILQ; encoded by the coding sequence ATGAATAAGATCATAGGGCAATGGATCGCGGTGATCGTGATGGCGTTGGCGGCGGGAACGGAGGGGGCGGGTACCGTCACCGTCACCGATGATTTCAGCACGTCCCACGACTACTTGACGGCAGGCGTCAGCGGCACGATCTGGGACGGGGTTTACAACCAATCAGCCGCCAACGTTCTCAATACGACGGGCACCCCGAACCAGTTGACCATCGGCACTACCACCAACGGTGCGGTCGGTTGGGAAGGCACGAAGGCCACTGCCCCGTTCCTCTACAAAAGCGTGACCGGCGACTTCGATGCCCGCGTCCAGGTGACCGCCGGGACAACGGCCAACTATACGATTGCCGGGCTGCTGGTCCGCCTGAACCCGGCCAATGCCGACGGTAACGCGGCAGAGGACTTCGTGATGGTCACCTATAAATGGTTCAACGCCTATAACGGGCTCTTTAGCGTCAATGACAACGCCCCCAGCGAAACACAGTTTACCGCCGGCGGCGGGAAATACTTGCGGCTGACGCGCACCGGCAACGTATTCAATGTGTATACCAGCAGCGACGGGACGACTTGGACGAAACAGGCATGGAACGGCGGCAGCACTGACCTCACCCGCGCCGACCTCGGCGGCACCGTGCAGCTCGGCCTGACCGAGGGCGCGTACATCATCACCGTCGCTCCCACGTGGGTTCGGTTCGACAACTTCTCGTTGACAACCACGAACACCGCCACAACGACCACGTTGGCCTCTTCGGCCAATCCGTCCACCGTCGGCGATTCGGTCACCTTCACGGCGACGATCGCTCCGGCCAGCGGCGCGGTTGTTCCCACGGGATCGGTTCAGTTCATGACCAATGGCGTCGCCTTGGGCGCGCCGGTCACGGTCACCACCGGAACTAGCCCGACCGGCACCGCGTCCATCGCCACCAGCGCGCTGCCGGTGGGAACGCACACGGTCACGGCGGTATTCACCGCCACCGGCGCTTTCGACGACAGCACCGGTACGCTGCCCGGCAGCCAGAGTGTCACCTTGCCAGCCGTCGGCACCACCACCACGCTGGCGCTGCGTAGTCCATGGACTTCCTCCTCGACCTACGGCGATGCGTTGCAGTTTGACGTGACGGTGACCGGCACCAGCCCGTCAGGAACGGTGAAGATCAGGAACGGCGGCTTCGGCGGCACCGAGATTGGCACGGGCACCTTGTCCGGAGGCTCCGTGATCGTGACCCTAAACCCGTTGAACGCGTTGACGGCGGGCAGCCACGCCAACATCGTGGCCGTTTACCTAGGCGACAGTGGCAATGCCTCCAGCACATCAACGGCCCTGGGCACTCAAACGGTGGCAAAGAAGGCACTGACCATCCCCAACGCGGCGGCGCAGAACAAAACTGATAACGGCAATAACACCGCCACCCTCACTGGCACGCTTGCCGGAGTGGTGAGCCCCGACTCGGTGACGCTGACACTGTCCGGCACTTTCGCAGACGCGAACCCGGGGATCAACAAACCCGTAACCTCCACCTCCACCATTGACGCGACCTCGCAGGCCAACTACACCCTGACGCAGCCCACCGGCCTGACGGCTTCCATTGTGGCGGTGGGGGCTGCGAACTATACCAATTCGGCGTCCGGAAATTGGAGTGCGGCAGGAAGCTGGACGGGCACTTCGCCCACCGCCAGCGGCGTATCGGAAGCCGTGATCGTCTTCAAGCCCACGGCTATCGACAATAGTATTAATGATTTGTCCGGTGCGTTCTGGCTCAACCAGTTGAATGTGGTGCCGAACTACGCCGTGAATCTTTCTGCCTCCGGCGGCAACTCCCTGCTCTTCACAAAAACCAGCGGCGGCACCCTGCCGTCGATCGCCAATGCTGGAACCAGCACACTCACCCTCAACACGCCCATCACCCTGGCCACCAACCTGACCATTAACGCGGTGTCCGGTGGCGCCATCACCACCACCAGCAACATCACGGACGGCGCGTTGGGTTATGGCATCACCAGTAGCGGAGCCGGCACCCTGACGCTCTCCGGCGCTAACACCTTTTCAGGCGGACTGACGTCGACTGGCGCCGGCACTACCTGGTTGCGCGACAACACCATGAACTTGGGCTCAGTGGTGCTCAGTAAAGCTAATGGTGCAGGTAATGTACTCAACCTTACCAATGTCACCCTGACTTCCGGACCCGTAACGATAGGGGCTTTGTGGAATAATGGCGAGAGTGTGAATCTTTATTCCAATACCCAATGGAACGCGGCAAGTCTTGATATGCCCGCCAATGCTAATGCGAAGTTGACTATCAATGGCGGAGCAACTCTGAATGTAACCAACGGCTTCAGCTTACGCGCTGGCGATATCATCCTCAACGATGGATCAACCGTGAGTGTTTGCAACTCAGGCATAACGAAACCGTTCTGGGATTCTGCCAATCTCCGCCTCAACGGCGGGAGTCTCGTAATCTCCAACTGCCCCACTGCTCTAAGCTGCGGCGGTGGTTATTTTCCAATAACGATCAGCAACGGTACAGTCATGGTCGCCAACTGTCCTGTCGCCTTCGGCGGTAGTGGCGGCGGGACGGTGTCCCAATACGGAGGCACGGTAATCATCAACAGCAATGCCGCTTTCAACACTAGCACCTATGACATGCCGACCTACGCCATCAGCGGGGGCAGCCTGATCCTGACGAATGGCGCGTATATTCCGGCCTTTCACACTTTTACTGCGAGTGGAAATGCGGTGGTATCAGTCGGCACTTCCGCTTCCGGGAAGCAGAATAATTTTAGCGGCATTTGGTCACCAGTGGTCACCATTACGAACAACGCGCAGGTCACGTTTGCCACCGCGCCCCAGATCGCTAATGGCTCTTTTAATTATAATGCTACTCTGAACCTGGACGGCGGTGTGCTGACCGTGCCGGGGTTTGTGACGAGTGCGGGGACTGGGGCAAGCACGGTCAACTTCAATGGTGGCACCCTGCGATTCTCCGCCAATAACACTGTGGCTAATTATAGTTATACCACCAACTTTGTGCTGGCTGGCGGCGCGGTCATTGACAGTAGCGCCATGGCGGTAACAAATAACCAAGCGCTGCTTAACGGCACTGGCGGCGGAGCGGATGGCGGGCTGACCAAGCTCGGCGCCGGCAGTTTGACACTGGGCACGAACAATACCTACAAGGGCAGCACAACGATCAGTAATGGCACCTTGAGACTGTTGGCCACGGGGTCGATCAGCAACTCGGCCGTGATCAATGTGACGAGCGGCACCGTGTTCGATGTGAGTGCCTGGACTTCGGGGTACACCCTCACGAACAACCAGATTCTTGAGGGGAGCGGATTGGTGACCGGTTCGGTCGTGGTCGCCTCCGGCGCCGGAGTTTCCGGCGGGATTACGAATGACATCGGAACGCTGACGTGTGCCAGCAATCTGACCCTGAATGCAGGCGCCAATGTCTATTGGAACTACAGCACCACCACGGCAGATGTCGTGAACGTGAACGGGATACTGTCACTGCCTTCGAACGCGACGGTAAACGTCAGTGGAACCGGCGTCCTGCCGTCCCAAGTCTTATTGTTTTCTTCAGCAAATCCAGTCAACATCAGCGGGGCGACAGACTTGCGCGGGTGGACGATCACCGGCGCCAAGGCAACGACGCGTGCCATCAAATCGGGTAATCAGGTGTACCTGGTGACCTCCAGTGGGATGGTTATCATCTTGCAGTAA